One Bacteroidota bacterium genomic window carries:
- a CDS encoding GHKL domain-containing protein, translating into MIFKNFRIKIVFRVIILGIMIFLFILSLNQEKWYVTSAVSFSLIIILLIELIYFVESTNREIGKFLLAIKHKDFSSTYADSGQGSTSFSELKQALREITREFQNVRIEKELHYQYLLTVFEHSKSAIICYSETGNIELVNQATKNLLKFNKLTSIDELKRIDVNLFQAIKEIKGDCEEIIKVSINNQITTLNLHCSVFKLKEIIYKMVSLHNLGDVLDNQEIESWQKLIRILNHEIMNSVTPISSLSEAINKMLLTKDGKRRTINNVSATEAEDIYDSLETIESRSKGLLKFVTTYKQLSKLPKPRLSQVNINGLINHIATLMKPELQKQKINIRIPNITQEVSVNIDSEMIEQVLINLLLNAIEAIKNNDTKQIEFNTSKTGNSVFVSVSDNGYGIKSEVLDQIFIPFFTTKKEGSGIGLSLSRQIMLMHKGSISVQSKLGSGTTFILKF; encoded by the coding sequence ATGATCTTTAAAAATTTCAGAATCAAAATCGTTTTCAGGGTAATCATTCTGGGAATCATGATCTTTCTTTTCATTTTATCTTTAAATCAGGAGAAGTGGTATGTTACTTCAGCGGTAAGTTTTTCCCTTATCATTATTTTACTCATCGAGCTCATTTACTTTGTAGAATCGACAAATCGCGAGATTGGAAAGTTTTTATTGGCAATCAAACACAAAGATTTTTCTTCGACGTATGCAGATTCCGGACAAGGCTCAACCTCATTTTCAGAACTCAAACAGGCATTACGCGAAATAACCAGGGAATTTCAAAATGTTCGGATCGAGAAAGAACTGCATTATCAATATTTGCTTACCGTTTTTGAACACTCAAAATCAGCCATTATTTGCTATTCTGAAACAGGCAACATTGAACTTGTAAATCAGGCAACCAAAAACCTTTTAAAGTTTAATAAACTAACTTCAATCGACGAGCTTAAGCGCATTGACGTAAATTTATTTCAAGCCATAAAAGAAATTAAAGGTGATTGCGAAGAGATTATCAAAGTAAGCATTAATAATCAGATCACCACTCTGAATCTACATTGTTCCGTTTTTAAGCTAAAAGAAATTATTTACAAAATGGTTTCATTACACAACTTAGGTGATGTCTTAGATAATCAAGAGATTGAATCATGGCAAAAGCTGATCAGAATATTAAATCACGAAATCATGAATTCAGTGACCCCAATTTCATCATTAAGTGAAGCCATTAATAAAATGTTATTAACGAAAGATGGGAAAAGAAGAACGATCAACAATGTTTCAGCCACTGAAGCAGAAGACATTTACGATAGTCTGGAAACCATCGAAAGCCGAAGTAAAGGCTTGCTGAAATTTGTAACTACTTATAAACAATTAAGCAAGCTACCTAAACCACGGCTTTCCCAAGTTAACATTAATGGATTGATCAACCACATCGCAACACTGATGAAACCTGAATTACAGAAACAAAAAATCAATATCCGGATACCAAATATTACGCAGGAAGTATCTGTTAATATCGATTCGGAAATGATTGAGCAGGTGCTGATAAATTTACTGCTAAATGCCATCGAAGCCATCAAGAATAACGACACAAAACAGATTGAATTTAATACGAGTAAAACCGGAAACAGTGTTTTCGTGTCCGTTAGCGATAATGGTTATGGCATTAAAAGTGAAGTGCTTGATCAGATTTTTATTCCATTCTTTACTACAAAAAAGGAAGGTTCCGGAATTGGGTTAAGCCTTTCCCGTCAAATTATGTTGATGCACAAAGGCAGCATATCAGTTCAATCAAAATTGGGATCGGGAACAACATTTATCTTAAAATTTTAA
- a CDS encoding NAD(P)H-dependent oxidoreductase, with translation MKTLLIDCNPDKADIVSENMVIRTAQIFKNHGDHTQRINIRELNINFCIGCWDCWVKTPGKCTIKDEMQYIHQAVINADHVIFLSPLKMGFICTEMKKIQERIIPLLLPTIDIVEGEFHHKKRYDKYPKLSLLMLREIDTTDDDIKINQDIFKRFALNFRSEVLFSTTYGYQFEEIIYEACNFERISEKAKEQLEAVNG, from the coding sequence ATGAAAACATTACTCATCGATTGTAATCCTGATAAAGCCGATATTGTTTCGGAGAACATGGTTATAAGAACAGCGCAAATCTTTAAAAATCATGGTGATCATACTCAAAGAATAAATATTCGAGAATTGAATATCAATTTTTGTATCGGATGCTGGGATTGTTGGGTAAAAACTCCCGGGAAATGCACCATCAAAGATGAAATGCAGTATATTCATCAGGCTGTTATTAACGCTGATCATGTTATTTTCCTGAGTCCATTAAAGATGGGGTTTATTTGCACAGAAATGAAAAAAATTCAGGAAAGAATTATCCCACTTCTGCTGCCAACCATCGATATCGTTGAAGGGGAATTCCATCATAAAAAAAGATACGATAAATACCCAAAATTATCTTTACTTATGTTGCGCGAAATAGATACTACAGATGACGACATTAAGATTAATCAAGATATTTTTAAAAGGTTTGCCCTGAATTTCAGGTCGGAAGTTTTGTTTTCAACCACCTATGGTTATCAATTTGAGGAAATAATTTATGAAGCTTGCAATTTTGAACGGATCTCCGAGAAAGCTAAAGAGCAACTCGAAGCTGTTAATGGATAA
- a CDS encoding T9SS type A sorting domain-containing protein codes for MKNIAVFLFCISFYSLINAQQLEVISTGGGYSENGQGSISFSIGEVIIQTIAHGDLCLTQGFCQTNITITAISEIKGLDYELMAYPNPTKNYVILKIGIENLRKLKFILYDANGRLILMKEIISDETQIPFNFLIPANYYLKIFDELKELKTFKIVKTN; via the coding sequence ATGAAAAATATCGCAGTTTTTCTTTTTTGCATTAGTTTTTATTCTCTTATTAACGCACAACAGCTAGAAGTAATCAGTACAGGAGGTGGTTACTCTGAAAATGGGCAAGGCTCCATTTCTTTTTCAATAGGAGAAGTAATTATCCAAACCATTGCTCATGGAGATTTATGCTTAACCCAAGGTTTTTGCCAAACAAATATAACCATTACTGCCATCAGTGAGATCAAAGGTTTGGATTATGAATTAATGGCTTATCCCAATCCCACGAAAAATTATGTAATTCTTAAAATTGGCATAGAGAATCTGAGGAAATTAAAATTTATATTGTACGATGCGAATGGAAGGTTGATTTTAATGAAAGAAATTATTTCTGACGAAACACAAATTCCATTCAATTTTTTAATCCCAGCTAATTATTATCTAAAAATTTTCGACGAACTTAAAGAACTTAAAACCTTTAAGATCGTAAAAACCAATTAG
- a CDS encoding sigma-54 dependent transcriptional regulator encodes MGKLLVVDDDKDILLTSRVVLRDEFEMIRTESDPFKLQQILRKEEFDVILLDMNYSTGTSNGIEGIHWLKEILKIHPQANVILITAYGELNLAVEAMKIGAIDFVVKPWDNEKLLATVRSALRLSQSKNEIRSLKSKQNILREEVDKSYQEIIGKSKVMKDLLDIVKKVAPTNANILILGENGTGKELVARAIHRYSNRNNQIFVNLDIGAITPSLFESEMFGHSKGAFTDAQADRQGRFEIASGGTLFLDEIGNLNLAQQTKLLSALEKREIYRVGSNTAIPIDIRLVSATNLSLNELNDEKNFRKDLLYRINTVQIEMPPLRERRDDIPLLINFFAEKYLTQYNKSNISFAEDAIQKLMKHQWPGNIRELKHLVARAIIMCNTNLIKASDIWLNVESSNTESSSFNIEVLEKNAIQNALSENKGNLTKTARALGLGRTTLYRKMSKYDL; translated from the coding sequence ATGGGCAAATTACTAGTTGTCGACGATGATAAAGATATTCTGTTAACTTCAAGAGTTGTTCTCAGGGATGAATTTGAAATGATCCGTACGGAAAGTGATCCTTTTAAATTACAACAAATCTTACGAAAGGAAGAATTTGATGTGATTTTACTGGATATGAATTATTCAACCGGAACCTCAAATGGGATTGAAGGGATTCATTGGCTCAAAGAAATTTTAAAAATTCATCCCCAGGCAAATGTCATTTTGATAACTGCCTATGGAGAGCTAAACCTTGCCGTAGAGGCCATGAAAATTGGGGCCATTGATTTTGTAGTAAAACCATGGGATAACGAAAAACTATTGGCAACCGTCCGATCAGCCTTACGACTTAGCCAATCAAAAAATGAGATTCGCTCATTAAAATCAAAACAAAATATTTTAAGAGAAGAGGTAGATAAATCATATCAGGAGATTATTGGCAAATCTAAAGTAATGAAGGACTTGCTCGATATTGTTAAAAAGGTTGCTCCTACCAATGCCAATATTTTAATTTTAGGTGAAAATGGTACAGGAAAAGAACTGGTTGCCAGAGCAATACACCGATATTCGAACAGAAACAATCAAATATTTGTAAATCTGGATATTGGGGCAATTACTCCAAGTTTATTCGAATCAGAAATGTTCGGGCACAGCAAAGGCGCATTCACGGATGCACAAGCGGACAGACAAGGTCGGTTCGAAATAGCTTCGGGCGGAACCTTATTTTTAGATGAAATTGGCAACCTTAATCTAGCCCAACAAACCAAACTCCTTTCGGCTCTCGAAAAACGCGAAATATACAGGGTAGGTTCAAATACAGCTATTCCAATTGACATCAGATTGGTTTCTGCAACAAATCTTTCATTAAATGAATTGAACGATGAAAAAAACTTCAGAAAGGACCTGTTATATCGAATAAATACGGTTCAGATTGAAATGCCACCCCTAAGAGAACGCAGAGATGATATTCCTTTACTGATCAATTTTTTCGCAGAGAAATATCTTACTCAATACAATAAATCCAATATCAGCTTCGCTGAAGATGCCATTCAGAAATTGATGAAACACCAGTGGCCAGGAAATATCCGTGAGCTAAAACATTTGGTTGCACGCGCCATTATCATGTGTAATACAAACCTGATTAAAGCTTCGGATATTTGGTTAAACGTTGAATCAAGTAATACTGAATCTTCCTCGTTCAACATTGAAGTTCTTGAAAAAAATGCAATCCAGAATGCTTTATCAGAGAATAAAGGAAACCTCACAAAAACAGCCAGGGCATTGGGATTGGGCAGGACTACCCTTTACCGTAAAATGAGCAAATATGATCTTTAA
- a CDS encoding ABC transporter permease gives MKKISIKYILRNIWKNKTSSFINVLGLSIGLASSIIVFLFIEFELSFDNYYKNKDQIYRITRTISHASSTNRNGATSFPMAYSLRNDFPDFDFTSIYMSGSQDILSNEKIFRERNILFVDSVFFSVFDLQFIVGSPEVILEHPQNIAITKSVAEKYFGSEDPIGKIITFSPNINYQIVGLIKDQPLNSTLDFSMILSVENLNAETLGFEYDSWSNTISGFECYVKIGENVNLDEFETRMNEVIRKYRNDEYETTHFNFQLLSKMHLEPDYQNLPNTYTTSETSLWIYAFIGILIIAIAGINFINLSMAQGLKRAKEVGVRKVLGASKSQLSFLFIKENAMISIIALVVAVIIVEVVLPYINIFLGNNHQLSIYNSSYFIIYFVAVYVIVNIIIALYPSFVMSRFTPIKALKGKLSNSKQVIFSLRNILLVFQFTVSIALIIATIVIKMQISYVNHKDLGFQIDNVIKFSLPENDSSSVQSLRQFLETMPGVQHFGFGIGSPSSSRNFTTAFTVEGEDESINRLLNFKPADAGYSEVFNLNLLAGKWFDERTKGDSIFRVVVNEKLYKIYGFKNPEDAINKRISFSGTTGIICGVVKDFHTYSLHLEIDPLVFASHPRFYGNMFVKVEPSRLKETITQINQKMSDLYPSYFIESMSVKEELKEMYSEADKAAIIITSLSALAIIIATLGLFGIVSIALVQKVKEIGIRKVLGAELHQIAISLTHIYIKLILAASLIAIPLGWYFMSKWLDGFSYRIEIGIWIFILASFIAFFVALLTIIFQVVKTSRMNPVNALKYE, from the coding sequence ATGAAAAAAATCAGTATCAAGTATATTCTACGTAATATTTGGAAGAATAAAACCTCTTCATTTATTAATGTTTTAGGTTTATCAATTGGCTTAGCGAGCTCAATAATTGTTTTTCTCTTTATTGAGTTTGAACTTAGTTTTGATAATTATTATAAAAATAAAGATCAAATTTATAGGATAACCAGAACGATAAGTCATGCAAGCAGCACTAATCGAAATGGGGCTACTTCGTTTCCAATGGCATATTCACTAAGAAATGATTTTCCTGATTTTGATTTCACTTCAATTTATATGTCTGGTAGTCAGGATATATTATCTAACGAAAAAATTTTCAGAGAAAGGAATATTTTGTTTGTGGATTCGGTTTTCTTTAGCGTTTTTGATCTTCAGTTCATTGTGGGAAGTCCGGAAGTTATTCTTGAACACCCACAAAATATTGCAATTACTAAATCCGTTGCCGAAAAATACTTTGGTAGTGAAGACCCGATTGGCAAAATAATCACTTTTTCTCCGAATATTAATTATCAAATTGTTGGCTTGATAAAGGACCAACCTCTAAACTCAACCCTTGACTTTTCAATGATCCTTTCTGTTGAAAATTTAAATGCTGAAACCCTCGGATTTGAATATGATAGTTGGAGTAATACTATTTCAGGATTTGAATGTTATGTGAAAATTGGAGAGAATGTTAATCTGGATGAATTTGAAACCAGAATGAATGAAGTAATTAGGAAATACCGAAATGATGAATATGAAACTACACATTTTAATTTTCAGCTATTAAGCAAAATGCATCTCGAGCCGGATTATCAAAATTTACCAAATACCTATACTACCTCTGAAACGAGTTTATGGATTTATGCTTTTATTGGTATTTTAATTATTGCTATAGCCGGAATTAACTTCATTAATCTATCAATGGCTCAAGGGTTGAAAAGAGCAAAGGAGGTGGGGGTTCGAAAAGTTTTAGGTGCTTCTAAATCACAGCTAAGTTTCCTGTTTATTAAAGAGAATGCAATGATCTCAATTATTGCATTGGTTGTTGCGGTAATAATAGTTGAAGTTGTATTGCCATATATCAACATTTTTCTTGGGAATAACCATCAATTGAGTATCTATAATAGTTCCTATTTTATTATTTATTTTGTTGCTGTTTACGTCATTGTTAATATTATTATCGCCTTGTATCCATCTTTTGTTATGTCGCGGTTTACACCGATAAAAGCTCTAAAAGGTAAATTGTCAAATTCGAAACAAGTGATATTTAGTCTAAGAAATATCTTGCTAGTATTCCAGTTTACGGTTTCAATTGCTTTAATTATTGCAACTATTGTTATAAAAATGCAAATCAGTTATGTAAATCATAAAGATTTAGGATTTCAGATTGATAATGTAATTAAGTTTTCATTGCCCGAGAACGATTCTTCAAGTGTACAATCTTTAAGGCAGTTTTTAGAAACGATGCCTGGGGTGCAACACTTCGGATTTGGGATTGGTTCACCATCATCTTCTCGTAATTTTACAACAGCGTTTACAGTAGAAGGCGAGGATGAAAGCATTAACCGGCTTTTGAACTTCAAACCTGCAGATGCTGGATATTCAGAAGTATTTAATCTTAATTTACTGGCAGGTAAATGGTTTGATGAAAGAACCAAAGGCGACTCTATTTTTAGAGTAGTTGTCAACGAGAAGCTTTATAAAATTTATGGGTTTAAGAATCCTGAAGATGCAATAAACAAAAGAATTTCGTTTAGTGGCACTACCGGAATCATTTGTGGAGTTGTTAAAGATTTCCATACTTACTCTTTACATTTAGAAATTGATCCCTTGGTATTTGCGAGTCATCCAAGGTTTTATGGGAACATGTTTGTGAAAGTTGAACCCAGCAGACTTAAGGAAACCATTACACAAATTAACCAAAAAATGTCCGATTTGTACCCAAGCTATTTTATCGAATCAATGAGTGTTAAAGAAGAGCTCAAAGAGATGTACTCAGAAGCAGATAAGGCGGCGATTATCATTACCTCCTTATCTGCTTTGGCTATAATTATTGCAACATTAGGTCTTTTTGGCATCGTTTCAATTGCATTGGTTCAAAAAGTCAAGGAAATAGGAATCAGAAAAGTATTAGGTGCCGAGTTACATCAGATTGCGATTTCTCTGACGCACATATATATAAAGTTAATTTTGGCTGCCAGTTTAATTGCCATTCCTCTGGGTTGGTATTTTATGAGTAAATGGCTTGATGGATTTTCGTACCGAATAGAAATTGGTATTTGGATTTTTATTCTGGCATCTTTCATTGCCTTCTTTGTTGCATTACTAACAATTATATTTCAGGTTGTTAAAACGAGTAGGATGAACCCTGTAAATGCTTTAAAATACGAATAA
- a CDS encoding S9 family peptidase has product MKKTIILLFAAAFGFTACQQASTVDKTKAQAPYIGKKDLKLTSDLMTPEVLWSFGRLGNVTVSPDNSTILFKTTYYDIPQNKGNGEFYTIKTDGSELKQITNTNFSEQEGTWRPDGKKIGFLSSESGSSQLWEMNPDGTERTQISNVEGGLNGFKYAPDQSKILFIQDVKVTPDVHDQYPDLPKASGMIFNDLMYRHWDHFVDALSHVFVADYDGTTVSNPIDIMKGEPYESPNAPFGGMEQINWSPDSKTIAYTSRKKVGMAYAISTNSDIYLYNLENGKTINISEGMMGYDVSPIYSPDGTMIAWESMERDGYEADKVRLWIYNIATGTGKDYTANFDQHTEGLEWSADSKSIYFTSVWQAKGQIYRLDVAENKIAQLTNGVQDYQGVIPIGEQLIATKMSMSYPSEIFSVDPTNGSDKQLTFINKELLEQLSMGKVEERWVTTTDNKQMLVWVIYPPHFDPNKKYPALLYCKGGPQGALSQGWSYRWNYQIMAANDYIVVAPNRRGVAGFGQEWEEQISTDYHGQNMDDYLSAIDALAKEPFVDKTKLGAVGASYGGYSVFYLAGNHDKRFKAFIAHDGIFNLEAQYLETEEMWFENFDMGGPFWDKENKVAQNSFAHSPHKYIDKWDTPILVIHGEKDYRVDYSQGMMAFNAAILKGIPAEFLSFPDENHWVLKPQNGILWQRTYFNWLDKWLK; this is encoded by the coding sequence ATGAAAAAAACAATCATCTTATTATTCGCGGCAGCCTTTGGGTTTACGGCTTGTCAGCAAGCCAGTACTGTTGATAAAACAAAAGCCCAAGCGCCATACATTGGAAAAAAGGATCTGAAACTTACATCCGATCTAATGACTCCTGAAGTTTTATGGTCGTTCGGACGCTTAGGAAATGTTACAGTTTCTCCTGATAACTCAACCATTCTATTCAAAACAACTTATTACGACATTCCTCAAAATAAAGGAAATGGAGAATTTTACACCATTAAGACCGATGGTTCAGAATTAAAACAAATTACCAACACTAATTTCAGTGAACAGGAAGGCACCTGGCGACCCGATGGTAAAAAAATAGGATTTCTTTCTTCCGAATCTGGATCAAGCCAGCTTTGGGAGATGAACCCGGATGGAACCGAACGTACTCAAATCTCCAATGTTGAAGGCGGGCTGAATGGATTTAAGTATGCCCCCGATCAATCTAAAATATTGTTTATCCAGGATGTTAAGGTAACTCCTGATGTGCACGATCAATATCCCGATTTACCAAAAGCAAGTGGAATGATTTTTAACGACTTGATGTACAGACATTGGGATCATTTTGTTGATGCTTTGTCGCATGTTTTTGTAGCTGATTATGATGGGACAACTGTAAGTAATCCAATTGATATCATGAAGGGTGAACCTTACGAATCGCCTAATGCTCCTTTCGGTGGGATGGAACAAATAAACTGGAGTCCTGATAGTAAAACGATTGCCTATACCAGCCGTAAAAAAGTTGGGATGGCTTATGCAATTTCAACCAATTCCGACATTTATCTTTATAATTTGGAAAATGGTAAAACCATAAATATTTCTGAAGGAATGATGGGATATGATGTATCTCCAATCTATTCACCCGATGGGACCATGATTGCCTGGGAAAGTATGGAACGCGATGGATACGAAGCAGATAAAGTTCGATTATGGATTTACAATATCGCAACAGGAACCGGCAAAGATTACACGGCCAATTTCGACCAACATACTGAAGGTTTGGAATGGTCGGCTGATTCAAAATCTATTTATTTTACAAGTGTTTGGCAGGCAAAGGGTCAAATTTATCGACTGGATGTTGCTGAAAACAAAATCGCCCAACTTACCAATGGGGTTCAGGATTATCAAGGAGTTATTCCGATAGGCGAGCAATTAATCGCTACCAAAATGTCGATGTCATACCCTTCAGAGATTTTCTCAGTCGACCCGACAAATGGAAGCGACAAACAATTAACATTCATCAACAAAGAGTTACTTGAACAGTTAAGCATGGGTAAAGTGGAAGAAAGATGGGTAACCACTACGGATAACAAACAAATGCTGGTTTGGGTAATTTACCCGCCTCATTTCGATCCAAATAAAAAATACCCTGCTTTGCTTTATTGTAAAGGTGGGCCCCAAGGTGCTCTTAGCCAGGGATGGTCGTACCGTTGGAACTATCAAATTATGGCAGCTAACGACTACATTGTAGTTGCACCAAACCGAAGAGGTGTTGCCGGATTTGGACAGGAATGGGAAGAACAAATCAGCACCGATTATCACGGCCAGAATATGGATGATTATTTAAGTGCAATCGATGCACTGGCAAAAGAACCATTTGTTGATAAAACCAAACTTGGAGCCGTTGGTGCAAGCTATGGTGGTTATTCAGTTTTTTACCTTGCCGGTAATCATGATAAACGTTTTAAAGCTTTTATAGCACACGATGGTATTTTCAATCTAGAAGCACAATATCTCGAAACCGAAGAAATGTGGTTCGAAAACTTTGACATGGGTGGTCCATTCTGGGATAAGGAAAATAAGGTAGCTCAGAATTCATTTGCCCATTCTCCGCACAAATACATTGACAAATGGGATACTCCTATTTTGGTGATCCATGGCGAAAAAGATTACCGGGTTGATTATTCGCAAGGAATGATGGCTTTTAATGCTGCAATATTGAAAGGCATTCCGGCCGAGTTTTTAAGTTTCCCTGACGAAAACCACTGGGTACTTAAACCACAAAACGGTATCCTTTGGCAACGAACCTACTTTAATTGGCTCGACAAATGGCTAAAATAA
- a CDS encoding ABC transporter permease, with translation MNSMKFMIRNILKNKVSSFINILGLSIGLASAIIIFLFIEYELSFDNFYKDKDEIYRITAISNHASGVDTDGATTYPLGYSLRNDFPDYLISTLYMMSELDVVIDKDVYKEKNILFVDSVFFNIFSSDWIIGSPEILKSNPGNIILTKSISQKYFGNENPLGKTLTFSNDQHFQVAGLIQDAPLNSTLNYSIIASTEILDTKMVGFNYDSWENSISGFETYMKIPKSVEPLVIEKQINDIIKSNYATGDNKATNTYYQFQALNQIHLSPEFEDIPNTYTTSKASLWIYGFIGLLILCIASINYINLSTAQGLKRSKEVGIRKVLGSSRSQLSMLFVKENSVVLLLSLVFSVIVVEIVLPYVNNFMGNNLNLSIYQSRYFVIFLFLVYLLVDVMIALYPSLVMSGFMPIKALKGNLRTNKNKGFNLRNSLLVFQFIISITLIISTLVIKKQINYINNKDLGFEVKGIFNFLLPDSDENKIKSMKDYLLTQPGIVNFTFGIGAPSSTSNFRTSFKVEGDEAKHYMNLKLADAEYYKTFKLDLIAGEWYSERVAGDSTYKMVVNEKLYKTHGFKSPEDALNKKIPFGGNEASICGVIKDFHIYSLRSEIEPTAFLSIPQYYLGMFVTIDESRTKETIENIENKLKDLYPSNSIEYKSMKESLNEMYTEDNKISMIITVLSMLAIVIASLGLFGLVSFMMVQRIKEIGIRKVLGASVTQIAMVLTKTYFKLIIIAGLIAVPLGWYFMNHWLNGFSYRIEIGIWVYMIAILLVISVAMITIMFQIIKTGRMNPVTALKYE, from the coding sequence ATGAATAGTATGAAATTTATGATCCGTAATATCTTGAAGAACAAGGTTTCTTCGTTTATTAACATTTTAGGTTTATCCATTGGATTGGCTTCGGCCATTATCATATTTCTTTTTATAGAGTATGAACTTAGTTTTGATAATTTTTATAAAGACAAGGATGAAATTTATCGTATTACTGCCATCTCTAATCATGCTAGTGGAGTTGATACGGATGGAGCTACTACTTACCCTTTAGGTTATTCATTAAGGAATGATTTTCCCGACTACTTGATTAGTACACTTTACATGATGTCGGAGTTGGATGTTGTCATTGATAAGGATGTTTATAAAGAGAAAAACATTCTGTTTGTTGATTCTGTTTTCTTTAATATTTTTAGTTCTGATTGGATTATTGGCAGCCCTGAAATTCTCAAAAGTAATCCGGGAAATATAATTCTGACAAAATCTATTTCCCAAAAGTATTTTGGCAATGAAAATCCCTTAGGTAAGACTCTGACTTTTTCAAATGATCAGCATTTTCAGGTTGCAGGTTTAATACAGGATGCACCATTGAATTCAACCCTTAATTATAGCATTATTGCCTCAACTGAAATTCTGGATACCAAGATGGTAGGATTTAATTATGACAGCTGGGAGAATAGTATTTCGGGATTTGAGACCTATATGAAAATTCCGAAATCGGTTGAACCACTTGTCATTGAAAAACAAATAAATGATATCATTAAATCAAATTATGCTACCGGTGATAACAAGGCAACAAATACCTATTATCAATTTCAGGCTTTAAATCAGATTCATCTTTCACCTGAATTCGAAGATATTCCGAATACCTATACTACTTCAAAAGCCAGCCTGTGGATTTACGGCTTCATTGGGTTACTCATACTATGTATTGCAAGTATCAATTATATTAACCTTTCAACAGCTCAGGGATTAAAAAGATCAAAAGAAGTCGGGATAAGAAAAGTTCTTGGATCCAGCAGATCGCAATTAAGCATGCTCTTTGTCAAGGAGAATTCAGTTGTCTTATTACTTTCACTTGTATTCTCGGTCATCGTTGTTGAAATTGTACTTCCTTATGTGAATAATTTTATGGGAAATAACCTGAATTTGAGTATTTACCAAAGTCGCTATTTTGTCATCTTTTTGTTTTTGGTTTACTTGCTTGTTGATGTGATGATTGCGTTATACCCTTCTTTGGTGATGTCAGGATTTATGCCTATCAAGGCATTGAAAGGTAATTTGAGAACTAATAAGAACAAGGGTTTTAATCTTCGGAATTCTCTCTTGGTCTTTCAATTTATTATTTCCATTACATTAATTATTTCAACTCTGGTCATAAAAAAACAAATCAATTATATCAATAATAAGGATTTGGGCTTTGAAGTGAAAGGGATTTTTAATTTCTTATTACCTGACAGTGATGAGAATAAAATTAAATCGATGAAAGATTATCTCCTGACCCAACCCGGGATCGTGAATTTTACTTTTGGAATTGGTGCCCCTTCATCCACCTCAAATTTCAGAACTTCTTTCAAAGTAGAAGGGGATGAAGCGAAGCATTATATGAACCTGAAACTGGCAGATGCTGAATATTATAAAACTTTTAAATTGGATTTAATTGCCGGAGAGTGGTACTCTGAACGGGTAGCAGGAGATTCTACATACAAGATGGTAGTAAATGAAAAGCTTTACAAAACACACGGGTTTAAAAGTCCTGAAGATGCATTGAATAAAAAAATACCATTTGGTGGCAATGAAGCTAGTATTTGTGGCGTGATAAAAGATTTTCATATCTATTCATTAAGAAGTGAAATAGAGCCAACTGCTTTTCTTAGCATTCCACAATATTACCTGGGGATGTTTGTAACAATTGATGAAAGTAGAACAAAAGAAACCATTGAAAATATTGAAAATAAGCTAAAAGATTTGTATCCCTCTAATTCAATTGAGTATAAAAGTATGAAAGAAAGCCTGAATGAAATGTATACCGAAGACAATAAGATTTCAATGATCATTACGGTGCTTTCTATGCTGGCAATTGTGATTGCTTCTTTGGGGCTTTTTGGACTTGTTTCATTTATGATGGTTCAAAGGATTAAAGAAATTGGCATAAGGAAGGTATTGGGTGCCTCAGTGACTCAGATAGCTATGGTGCTTACAAAAACTTATTTTAAATTAATCATTATCGCTGGTTTGATTGCAGTACCATTGGGCTGGTATTTTATGAATCATTGGTTGAATGGTTTCTCATACCGTATTGAAATTGGTATTTGGGTATATATGATTGCAATACTCCTGGTAATTTCAGTAGCGATGATCACCATTATGTTTCAGATTATAAAAACTGGGAGAATGAATCCGGTGACTGCTTTAAAATACGAATAA